The Oncorhynchus nerka isolate Pitt River linkage group LG12, Oner_Uvic_2.0, whole genome shotgun sequence genome includes a region encoding these proteins:
- the LOC115138881 gene encoding potential E3 ubiquitin-protein ligase ariadne-2-like translates to MGNSKTTQCQKKEKQEKEKCYDPGDKTLKFVNRDDDIIGGVIYESLRAEMSCGHAVTPESLTGWCLSLLDKKKCTFICPASREDGEMCGAEWSYTEVRKLALLTPEEMKKFEETMADLVSAQNSYKSCPGCNSYVARTDLSNLRVHCTVCSAEKGQLYEFCWLCLQQWKGSQQSSDHCDNNDCMTDLELLKTCPTVTFADVQGVTGCPSTRACPTCGVLLEHDKTGCKNIECKNCNKEFCFVCLKLTIECLKTSKYFIGCSAGVAPRQTSIPSWSDK, encoded by the exons ATGGGGAACAGCAAAACAACCCAATGCCAGAAGAAagagaagcaggagaaagagaaatGTTATGACCCCGGAGACAAGACGCTCAAGTTTGTGAACAGAGATGACGACATTA TTGGCGGGGTTATATATGAGTCTCTGAGGGCAGAGATGTCCTGTGGTCATGCTGTCACCCCAGAGTCATTGACCGGATGGTGCCTCAGCCTACTCGACAAG AAAAAGTGCACATTCATTTGCCCTGCATCACGTGAAGATGGTGAAATGTGTGGTGCGGAGTGGTCTTACACAGAAGTGCGTAAACTGGCTCTTCTGACTCCTGAGGAGATGAAGAAATTTGAGGAGACAATGGCTGACTTGGTTTCAGCCCAGAACTCTTACAAATCG TGTCCAGGCTGCAACTCATATGTTGCAAGGACTGACCTCTCCAACCTGAGAGTCCACTGCACAGTGTGCTCAGCAGAAAAAGGCCAGCTGTACGAGTTCTGCTGGCTGTGCCTGCAGCAGTGGAAAGGTTCACAACAGAGTTCTGACCACTGTGACAACAATGACTGCATGACTGATCTGGAACTGCTGAAGACCTGCCCTACTGTCACATTTGCTGATGTCCAGGGGGTCACCGGCTGCCCATCCACACGTGCCTGTCCCACCTGTGGTGTATTGTTAGAACACGATAAGACTGGCTGTAAAAATATAGAATGCAAGAATTGCAATAAAGAGTTCTGTTTTGTTTGCCTTAAGCTCACAATTGAGTGCTTGAAGACCAGCAAATACTTCATAGGCTGCTCTGCTGGTGTGGCCCCCAGGCAGACTTCTATACCCTCATGGAGTGATAAATAA